One window of the Clupea harengus chromosome 20, Ch_v2.0.2, whole genome shotgun sequence genome contains the following:
- the LOC105893003 gene encoding neuronal acetylcholine receptor subunit alpha-9-II, producing the protein MQRIVLNIYCAIVMMEVASSAKGWYAQKLMSDLMENYSNALRPVEDTDKPLNVTLQITLSQIKDMDERNQVLIAYLWIRQTWHDAYLKWDKEKYDGLEVIRIPSNMVWRPDIVLYNKADDGDSGPVDTNVELRYNGMIVWDQPAITKSSCVVDVAYFPFDHQQCKLTFGSWTYNGNQVDITMPMDSADLSDLVENVEWECHGMPAKKNVIMYGCCADPYPDITYTVLLQRRSAFYIFNLLLPCFLISFLAPLSFYLPADSGEKVSLGVTVLLALTVFQLMVAESMPPSESVPLIGKYYIATMTMITASTALTIFIMNIHFCGAEAKPVPQWAKTLMIDYMSKICFVYEVGENCTSPKDQTQEDHHQTQIRYHNRLHKNQKNHQQHKTRNNQSCPQSNSIPKGPTGPANQKDGGGYPKSCSQPLPNIPEEHKELSSPNPQVSQSYEGFESKSCLKEAPPPCCPEEEKHPTYMTIHSCRFCCHHNNGDGGLLPEDSSKLVRNVEYIANCFREQRATCVKVAEWKKVAKVMDRFFMWIFFAMVFLMSIIIMGKTPQ; encoded by the exons atgcaAAGGATAGTTTTGAACATTTATTGTGCCATTGTTATGATGGAAG tggCAAGTTCTGCAAAGGGCTGGTACGCTCAAAAGCTGATGAGTGACTTGATGGAGAACTACTCCAATGCTCTGCGCCCAGTGGAAGACACTGACAAGCCACTTAACGTCACCTTGCAGATTACCTTGTCCCAAATCAAGGACATG GATGAAAGGAACCAGGTGCTAATAGCGTACTTGTGGATCAGACAGACGTGGCATGATGCATACCTGAAGTGGGACAAAGAGAAGTATGATGGTCTGGAGGTCATCCGCATTCCTAGCAATATGGTGTGGAGGCCCGACATCGTCCTCTATAACAA ggCAGATGATGGGGACtctgggcctgtggataccaATGTGGAGCTGAGATACAATGGGATGATCGTCTGGGATCAACCGGCCATCACTAAGAGCTCCTGTGTAGTGGACGTGGCTTACTTTCCCTTTGACCACCAGCAATGCAAACTGACCTTTGGGTCATGGACTTACAATGGAAACCAA GTAGACATCACCATGCCGATGGACAGTGCCGACTTGTCGGACTTAGTGGAGAACGTAGAGTGGGAATGCCACGGCATGCCGGCCAAGAAGAACGTGATCATGTACGGCTGCTGCGCGGACCCGTACCCGGACATCACCTACACAGTGCTTCTGCAGCGCCGCTCCGCCTTCTACATCTTCAACCTGCTGCTGCCCTGCTTCCTCATCTCCTTCCTGGCCCCGCTCAGCTTCTACCTCCCCGCAGACTCCGGAGAGAAGGTCTCGCTGGGGGTGACTGTGCTGCTGGCGCTCACAGTCTTCCAGCTCATGGTAGCTGAGAGCATGCCACCATCTGAGAGCGTGCCGCTCATTG GGAAGTACTACATTGCAACAATGACTATGATAACTGCATCCACTGCTCTGACCATCTTCATCATGAACATCCACTTCTGTGGAGCTGAAGCCAAGCCTGTTCCTCAGTGGGCCAAAACTCTCATGATAGACTACATGTCAAAGATCTGTTTTGTGTACGAAGTAGGGGAGAACTGCACCTCCCCTAAAGACCAGACCCAGGAGGACCACCACCAGACCCAAATCCGCTACCACAACCGGCTGCACAAGAACCAGAAAaaccaccagcagcacaaaACTCGGAACAACCAGTCCTGCCCTCAGTCCAACAGCATACCGAAGGGACCCACAGGTCCAGCAAACCAGAAGGATGGAGGAGGCTACCCAAAGTCCTGCTCTCAACCTCTTCCCAACATCCCTGAGGAGCACAAAGAGCTCTCCAGCCCTAACCCCCAGGTTTCACAGAGTTATGAGGGTTTTGAGTCAAAGAGTTGCCTGAAGGAAGCTCCCCCACCCTGCTGTCCCGAAGAGGAGAAGCACCCCACCTACATGACCATCCACTCCTGTCGATTCTGCTGTCATCACAACAATGGAGACGGGGGGCTACTTCCAGAGGACAGCTCGAAGCTGGTGCGCAACGTGGAATACATCGCCAACTGTTTCCGTGAGCAGCGGGCCACCTGTGTCAAGGTCGCTGAGTGGAAGAAGGTTGCTAAAGTGATGGACAGGTTTTTCATGTGGATATTCTTCGCCATGGTCTTCCTCATGAGTATTATTATCATGGGGAAAACTCCCCAATGA
- the LOC105893084 gene encoding ubiquitin-conjugating enzyme E2 K, with product MAYIAVQRIKREFKEVLKSEETSKNQIKVDLVDENFTELKGEIAGPPDTPYEGGRFQLEIKIPETYPFNPPKVRFITKIWHPNISSVTGAICLDILKDQWAAAMTLRTVLLSLQALLAAAEPDDPQDAVVAHQYKQNPEMYKQTARLWSHVYGGAPISSSEYTRKIDKLCAMGFDKNAVIVALSSKSWDVETATELLLSN from the exons ATGGCCTACATCGCTGTCCAAAGGATAAAACGGGAATTTAAGGAGGTTCTGAAAAGCGAAGAG ACGAGTAAAAACCAGATCAAGGTGGACCTAGTGGATGAGAACTTCACAGAACTAAAGGGAGAGATAGCaggacccccagacacaccatATGAGG GAGGTAGATTTCAGTTAGAAATCAAAATTCCAGAAACATATCCATTCAACCCACCAAAG GTGCGATTTATCACAAAAATCTGGCATCCCAACATCAGCTCTGTCACTGGTGCTATATGCCTGGACATCCTCAAAGACCAGTG GGCGGCAGCCATGACCCTGCGGACAGTGCTGCTGTCGTTACAGGCTTTACTGGCAGCAGCGGAGCCGGACGACCCACAGGACGCTGTGGTTGCCCATCAG TATAAGCAGAACCCAGAGATGTACAAACAGACGGCTCGGCTTTGGTCGCACGTATACGGCGGTGCTCCCATCTCCAGTTCAGAATACACACGCAAAATAGACAAACTCTGTGCAATGGGCTTTGACAAA aATGCAGTAATAGTGGCGCTGTCATCGAAATCCTGGGATGTTGAGACGGCAACAGAGCTCCTGCTCAGCAACTGA